Genomic window (Saccharothrix australiensis):
CCCTCCTTGGCGGCGGGCGTCTGGGACGCGGCGGCCATCACCTCGACGGCGATCGCGTACGCGTCCGCCTCCGGCCGGTCGAGCTGGGCGTACAGGGTCTGCTTGCCCAGCGCCTTGCTGGCCCGGCTGCCCCGCGTGGCGCGGCGCATCAGGTCGTCCACGGCCGCGTCCAGCTCGTCGGCGGGCACCACCCGGTTCACCAGGCCCCACCGCTCGGCGGTGCGCGCGTCGATCACGTCGCCGGTCAGCGCCAGCTCCATCAGCCGCTTGCGACCCACGGCCCGCGCCACCGGCACCGCCGGGGTGTGGCAGAACCAGCCGCCCTTGCCGCCGGGCAGCGCGAAACCGGCGTCCTCGGACGCCACCGCCAGGTCGCAGGAGGCGACCAGCTGGCAGCCCGCGGCCGTGGCCAGCCCGTGCACCCGCGCGATCACCACCTGCGGCACGGACTCGACGGTGCGCATCAGGTCCGTGCAGAGGGTGAGCAGGTCCCGCACGCCCTCCAGGTCGCGCGCGGCCACGTCCGCGAAGTCGTGGCCGGCGGAGAACACCGGGCCCTCACCCGCCAGGACCACCCCCGCGGCGTCGGTGGCGGCGATCGAGCGGAACGCCGCCAGCAGTTCGGCGAGGTGGTCGGCGGACAGCGAGTTGCGCTTCCGGGCCCGGTCCATCGTGACGCGGACGACGTCGTCCGCCCGTTCGACGCGGATGTGCTGGTACTCGGCCATGTGCCGACCGTAGTCGGCGGCGCAAACGCCCACCGCGCGCACGCCGCACCCCCTCAGGGGGACCGGTTCACCGCCGAGGCCCAGCACGACCTCACGCCCGCCTCCGCCGAACCCACGCGCCAGAACTCGTGCCGCCCGACCCACGCTGCCCGACCCACGCTGCCCGACCAGCGCTACCCGACCGCGCGCCGGGCCCAGGGCGTCACAGGCCGTTGGCCTCCCGCACCACGGTCACGATCTCGTCCATGATCCGGGTCAGCTCGTAGTCCTTGGGCGTGAACACCCGCGCGATGCCGCGCTCGCGGAGCTTGTCGGCGTCGTCGGGCGGCACGATGCCCCCGACGACCACCGGCACGTCCCCCGCGCCCGCCGCGCGCAGCCCGTCGACCACCGCGGGCACGACCTCCAGGTGCGAGCCGGACAGCACGGACAGGCCGACCACGTGCACGTCCTCCTGCACGGCCGCCGCGACGATCTGCGCCGGCGTCAGCCGGATGCCCTGGTACACGACCTCGAACCCGACGTCGCGCG
Coding sequences:
- a CDS encoding enoyl-CoA hydratase-related protein, yielding MAEYQHIRVERADDVVRVTMDRARKRNSLSADHLAELLAAFRSIAATDAAGVVLAGEGPVFSAGHDFADVAARDLEGVRDLLTLCTDLMRTVESVPQVVIARVHGLATAAGCQLVASCDLAVASEDAGFALPGGKGGWFCHTPAVPVARAVGRKRLMELALTGDVIDARTAERWGLVNRVVPADELDAAVDDLMRRATRGSRASKALGKQTLYAQLDRPEADAYAIAVEVMAAASQTPAAKEGMSSFLEKRSATWTD